Proteins encoded within one genomic window of Candidatus Bathyarchaeota archaeon A05DMB-5:
- a CDS encoding chorismate-binding protein — MAKCPKCGTVVSSPKKKWTMAGRPDKSGKRMQLEIGLFDCPKCKKPFREVLSKKKV, encoded by the coding sequence ATGGCTAAATGTCCAAAATGCGGAACCGTCGTATCATCGCCAAAAAAGAAGTGGACAATGGCTGGACGCCCAGACAAATCAGGAAAGAGAATGCAGTTGGAAATCGGACTTTTCGACTGCCCCAAATGTAAGAAACCATTCCGAGAAGTCCTAAGCAAGAAGAAAGTTTAA
- a CDS encoding TldD/PmbA family protein, with protein MESLMEEDLALFAVGYAVKLGADYVDVRLEDHYNELITVADGKVQRGVINRKRGLGVRTLVNGAWGFQSTTNLSKKGVGQAAEIAFKTAKASSRHVHVPVKLAPAKAYKTSYKTKVKVDLENVAFEDKLKEMLVWEKKLHTSKRIVRGSVEFTGIKIDKVFVNSEGADIRFSNSVAWVGLKADAKKGDVTQFYEKMVGHSGGYEIFQKNDMEEISVETGRKAESLLEAKAVKTEKDAVVVLDSNYVALLTHEIVGHPSEADRVLGREAAWAGTTWWAGKIGEKIGSDYFTAYDDPTVAGTLGYFLYDDEGVKAKRKVLIEKGVLKGHMHSRETAAVFGVEPNAGMRAITFEYIPLIRMSNTFLGEGDWKKGELIEDTKHGYLISCMRHPSIDDKRYNWTISAQEAYEIKNGELTTHLRDIALTSTAPKVFKSINAATKDAELVPLPGCGKGDPMQSLYVGNGGPYIRGVATVLGVQ; from the coding sequence TTGGAATCGCTTATGGAAGAGGATTTGGCGCTGTTTGCTGTTGGTTATGCGGTTAAATTGGGCGCGGATTACGTGGATGTGAGGCTTGAAGACCATTATAATGAGCTTATAACCGTTGCAGATGGCAAGGTTCAACGTGGAGTCATTAATCGGAAACGTGGATTAGGCGTTAGAACGCTGGTTAATGGAGCATGGGGTTTTCAATCAACGACAAATTTAAGTAAAAAAGGAGTTGGACAAGCAGCGGAAATTGCATTCAAAACAGCAAAAGCATCAAGCCGACATGTCCATGTACCAGTAAAGCTTGCACCCGCTAAGGCATACAAGACTTCATACAAGACTAAGGTGAAAGTTGACTTGGAAAATGTGGCGTTTGAGGATAAGCTTAAAGAGATGCTGGTGTGGGAGAAGAAACTGCACACTTCAAAAAGGATTGTTCGAGGGTCAGTTGAGTTTACGGGAATAAAAATTGACAAAGTCTTCGTGAACAGTGAAGGCGCAGACATTCGTTTTTCTAACTCTGTAGCGTGGGTTGGTTTGAAGGCTGATGCTAAGAAAGGCGATGTGACACAGTTTTATGAGAAGATGGTTGGGCATTCGGGTGGTTATGAAATATTTCAAAAGAATGATATGGAAGAAATAAGTGTGGAAACTGGAAGAAAAGCGGAGAGTTTGCTGGAGGCTAAGGCTGTCAAAACAGAGAAGGACGCAGTGGTTGTTCTCGACAGTAATTATGTTGCTTTGCTTACGCATGAGATTGTTGGGCATCCGAGCGAGGCGGACAGAGTTCTTGGGCGTGAGGCTGCTTGGGCTGGGACTACATGGTGGGCGGGCAAGATTGGCGAGAAGATAGGCTCAGACTATTTTACTGCGTATGATGACCCTACGGTTGCGGGAACTCTGGGCTACTTTCTTTATGATGACGAAGGCGTGAAAGCCAAGCGAAAAGTGCTCATCGAAAAGGGTGTTTTGAAAGGGCACATGCATAGCCGCGAGACTGCTGCCGTTTTCGGTGTTGAGCCGAACGCTGGGATGCGGGCGATAACGTTTGAGTATATTCCGTTGATTCGCATGTCCAACACTTTTCTAGGTGAGGGTGACTGGAAGAAGGGCGAGCTTATTGAGGACACTAAGCATGGATACTTGATTTCGTGTATGCGGCACCCGTCAATAGATGATAAACGGTATAACTGGACGATTAGTGCACAGGAGGCTTATGAAATAAAGAACGGCGAGTTAACAACGCATTTGCGGGACATAGCCTTAACGTCAACCGCGCCTAAAGTCTTCAAAAGCATAAACGCCGCTACAAAAGATGCGGAGCTTGTGCCGTTGCCCGGATGTGGCAAAGGCGACCCGATGCAGTCGTTGTATGTGGGGAATGGTGGTCCTTACATTCGTGGGGTTGCCACGGTTTTGGGGGTGCAATGA
- a CDS encoding TldD/PmbA family protein, whose translation MASALDYLKEAGEAVLRIAEKRELSEAEAFLVSNKVLTVRLVNNAVFESKGVHDVGVGLRALKGNMLGFSSTADLSKGSLEKLVDAALATAKARKLPFKYSFPKPSKVPKVSGVYDKRLAGLPSEKAVDLAYEIVEASLGYSKKVVDNAGVLNIVNYETLTLNSNGVSAENCGTFFEASLSATAKSGKEVSEGSDATAGRNLKELKPKNVGEKAAEMAVSGLKAKKLKADTYTVILDYEPTHSIIGYLSMLVSPLFAKLFSPLLLDKIGKKVASSQVTLVDNPLMPNGVGSAPVDDEGTPSRKNVVIDNGVLKTFVYDSFYGAMEKKRTTASAVRASLAVGVSSFPGKNYNCENVPVPRNAYFEVGKWKREEILEETRNGLLVRRFHYTRLTNPTRGDFTSILRMGLMTVKNGEIVGAVAKSRLLDNLLSMLQSVDAVSDKLVVAGGWGDYTHTPVIRTKAHITPID comes from the coding sequence ATGGCGTCTGCTTTGGATTATTTGAAGGAAGCTGGAGAGGCTGTTTTGAGAATTGCTGAGAAGCGGGAATTAAGCGAAGCGGAGGCTTTTCTTGTTTCGAACAAGGTGTTGACGGTTAGGCTTGTGAATAATGCAGTTTTTGAGTCTAAAGGCGTGCATGATGTTGGTGTTGGCTTACGCGCCCTCAAAGGCAACATGCTGGGCTTCAGTTCTACAGCAGACTTGTCGAAAGGCTCTTTGGAGAAGCTTGTTGATGCGGCTTTGGCTACTGCAAAAGCCAGAAAATTGCCGTTCAAATACTCTTTTCCAAAGCCAAGCAAGGTTCCGAAGGTTTCTGGAGTTTATGATAAGCGATTGGCTGGGCTTCCTTCGGAGAAGGCTGTTGACCTTGCATATGAGATTGTTGAGGCGTCGCTTGGGTATAGCAAGAAGGTTGTGGATAACGCTGGCGTGCTGAACATTGTGAATTACGAGACGCTTACACTGAACAGTAACGGTGTTTCTGCGGAAAATTGTGGAACATTCTTTGAAGCTAGTCTAAGCGCGACGGCTAAAAGTGGAAAAGAAGTTTCTGAAGGTTCAGATGCAACTGCTGGACGAAACCTAAAAGAGCTCAAGCCAAAAAATGTCGGCGAGAAAGCAGCGGAGATGGCTGTTTCTGGATTGAAGGCGAAGAAGTTAAAGGCGGACACTTATACGGTGATTTTGGATTATGAGCCAACCCACTCTATAATCGGCTATCTCTCAATGCTAGTTAGTCCATTGTTTGCGAAGCTTTTCTCTCCACTTTTGTTGGACAAAATAGGCAAGAAAGTGGCTAGTTCTCAAGTGACTTTGGTTGATAACCCTTTAATGCCAAACGGTGTAGGCTCGGCGCCTGTGGATGATGAGGGGACTCCGTCCAGAAAGAATGTTGTAATTGATAATGGTGTTTTGAAAACTTTTGTGTACGACAGTTTTTATGGAGCTATGGAGAAGAAAAGAACAACTGCAAGCGCTGTTCGGGCGTCTTTGGCTGTTGGTGTTAGCAGTTTTCCAGGCAAGAATTATAATTGCGAGAATGTTCCAGTGCCTAGGAATGCGTATTTTGAAGTTGGAAAGTGGAAGCGTGAGGAGATTTTAGAAGAGACAAGGAATGGTTTGCTTGTTAGGCGTTTTCATTATACGCGGTTGACGAATCCGACGCGTGGCGATTTTACGAGTATTTTGCGGATGGGCTTGATGACTGTGAAGAACGGCGAAATAGTAGGTGCTGTTGCGAAGTCAAGACTACTGGATAATTTGTTGAGTATGCTGCAGAGTGTTGATGCGGTTTCGGATAAGCTGGTTGTTGCGGGAGGTTGGGGGGACTACACGCATACGCCAGTAATCCGCACAAAAGCGCACATTACACCAATAGATTAG
- a CDS encoding GNAT family N-acetyltransferase: MNKRKKSIKKPKSNIEIRQMTLEDVPSVWHLGEKTFTPSSLQYTYRTWNTDELLSLFSNDPELCLVAEHTKTNKIVGFALGTILKRPFSPWTYGYFVWAGVQKRFQKTGVGRRLYRELEKRFKEKGARIVMVDVESNNPAGICFIKKLGFKEAQTYIWYSKNLEQ, translated from the coding sequence GTGAACAAACGTAAAAAATCTATAAAAAAGCCTAAATCAAATATCGAAATCCGACAGATGACTTTGGAAGACGTTCCGAGTGTTTGGCATTTGGGCGAGAAAACTTTCACTCCGTCAAGTTTGCAATATACTTACAGAACGTGGAACACTGACGAGTTGCTTTCGCTTTTCAGCAATGACCCGGAACTCTGCCTCGTAGCCGAACATACCAAAACAAACAAAATAGTCGGCTTTGCTTTGGGAACAATTTTGAAACGTCCATTCAGCCCGTGGACTTACGGCTATTTTGTTTGGGCTGGCGTGCAAAAGCGCTTCCAGAAAACTGGTGTGGGAAGAAGACTCTACAGAGAACTGGAGAAACGCTTTAAAGAGAAAGGCGCACGCATCGTCATGGTTGATGTAGAAAGCAATAATCCAGCGGGAATATGCTTTATCAAAAAATTAGGCTTTAAAGAGGCACAAACCTACATCTGGTACAGCAAAAACCTTGAGCAATGA
- a CDS encoding DEAD/DEAH box helicase, with amino-acid sequence MKQPSQNAFDLLVKPVRRLVEQRGFSKPTEPQEKTIPKILEGKNVLLISPTATGKTEAAFLPVLSMLLQGQQGTLGIKVLYITPLRALNRDMLERLEWWCNNLDIKLAVRHGDTETKERTRQRMSPPDILITTPETLQAILIGWIMRQHLQSVKWVIIDEVHEMADSKRGSQLALALERLRTMIGKDFQLMGLSATIGSPEKVAQFLVGNHRPVEIVRVPVARTMHLKTVYPKPEEDDAKLADQLYTHPEVAARLRIIRDYISKHKSVLLFTNTRAISEVLASRFKVWDIDYPVSIHHGSLAKPSRIAAERGLKNGELKGLVCTSSLELGIDVGRIDLVIQYMSPRQVTRLIQRVGRSGHRIGKIAQGIIVAMDSDDTLEALAIAKKALKEDLEPVDIPPKPYDVLAHQIAGLLLKNRRLEFNEIQEMFKNAYPYENLTIEDIEKILRYMHQRFPRLAWVSFEDKVVLKPRRTKALFEYYFENLSMIPEEKQFLVVDESSDAAIGVLDEAFMAEYGKPGTKFIIRGTPWRIQHVSEEKVHVKPVDDPTGAIPSWIGEEIPVPFEIAQEVGKIRSFVEEQLQKGASSDEIATKLSEEYPADKDTILRAITETIEQVSARFPVPTQNRITIEDWEEFVIIHANFGSLTNRALAQLLGQLLSEKIGYGIVVQHDPYRIFIQTMGATNANQTIELLNEIRAMPDQTIRDTLTRATVKTGLFKRRMIHVARRFGALKKWADFSSVSLQRLIKSFEDTPIYEEALKEVFTKDLDLEKLLFVLRKIREGEVQLQKVETGGNATPIARVGIERVSMKTDLIPPERMRAVLIESTKARLLNETCNYVCTNCWNYMEMIRAKDLPDKPKCPRCGSTAIGLLKVEEEKAMPLIGKKGEKLAKSEEKLHKQATQTAQLITKYGKAAAVALCARKVQPSDVKEVLEEEPKLNDRFYELVLEAERKALSKRFW; translated from the coding sequence TTGAAACAACCGTCACAAAACGCTTTTGACTTACTTGTCAAGCCCGTTCGAAGGCTTGTTGAGCAGAGAGGATTCTCTAAACCAACAGAGCCACAAGAAAAAACCATACCAAAAATCCTCGAAGGCAAAAACGTTCTGCTCATCTCGCCCACAGCCACAGGCAAAACAGAAGCTGCATTCCTCCCAGTCCTAAGTATGCTTCTCCAAGGACAACAAGGAACACTAGGCATAAAAGTCCTCTACATCACGCCCCTACGCGCATTAAACCGCGACATGCTTGAAAGGCTCGAGTGGTGGTGCAACAACCTCGACATAAAACTCGCTGTTAGGCATGGCGACACAGAAACAAAAGAACGCACAAGACAACGCATGAGCCCGCCGGACATTCTAATCACCACTCCAGAAACACTCCAAGCAATACTAATCGGCTGGATAATGCGCCAACACCTACAAAGCGTAAAATGGGTAATCATCGACGAAGTACACGAAATGGCAGACAGCAAACGCGGAAGCCAACTCGCCTTAGCATTAGAACGCCTACGCACAATGATAGGCAAAGACTTTCAACTGATGGGCTTATCCGCCACGATAGGTAGCCCAGAAAAAGTCGCGCAGTTCCTCGTAGGAAACCACAGACCAGTCGAAATCGTCCGCGTCCCAGTCGCAAGAACAATGCACCTAAAAACCGTTTACCCCAAACCAGAAGAAGACGACGCCAAACTCGCCGACCAACTATACACACATCCAGAAGTCGCCGCACGCCTACGCATAATCCGCGACTACATAAGCAAACACAAATCCGTACTATTATTCACAAACACACGCGCCATATCCGAAGTACTAGCAAGCAGATTCAAAGTCTGGGACATCGACTACCCAGTATCCATACACCACGGCTCACTCGCAAAACCATCACGCATAGCCGCAGAAAGAGGACTAAAAAACGGCGAACTAAAAGGCTTAGTATGCACAAGCAGCCTAGAACTAGGCATAGACGTTGGCAGAATAGACCTCGTCATACAATACATGAGCCCAAGACAAGTAACCCGCCTAATCCAACGCGTCGGCAGAAGCGGACACAGAATAGGCAAAATAGCCCAAGGAATAATCGTCGCAATGGACTCCGATGACACACTAGAAGCCTTAGCCATCGCAAAAAAAGCCCTAAAAGAAGACTTAGAACCAGTTGACATCCCACCTAAACCCTACGATGTCCTAGCACACCAAATCGCGGGTTTGCTACTTAAAAACCGCAGACTAGAATTCAACGAAATCCAAGAAATGTTCAAAAACGCCTACCCATACGAAAACCTAACAATAGAAGACATAGAAAAAATCCTACGCTACATGCACCAACGCTTCCCACGCTTAGCATGGGTATCCTTCGAAGACAAAGTCGTCCTAAAACCACGCAGAACAAAAGCACTCTTCGAATACTACTTTGAAAACCTATCCATGATACCTGAAGAAAAACAGTTCCTCGTAGTAGACGAATCAAGCGACGCAGCAATAGGCGTATTAGACGAAGCATTCATGGCAGAATACGGCAAACCAGGAACAAAATTCATAATCCGCGGAACACCATGGCGAATCCAACACGTCTCAGAAGAAAAAGTCCACGTAAAACCAGTCGACGACCCAACAGGCGCAATACCAAGCTGGATAGGAGAAGAAATCCCAGTCCCATTCGAAATCGCACAAGAAGTAGGCAAAATCCGCAGCTTTGTCGAAGAACAACTGCAGAAAGGCGCATCATCAGACGAAATTGCCACTAAACTAAGCGAAGAATATCCAGCAGACAAAGACACGATACTACGCGCAATAACAGAAACAATAGAACAAGTCTCAGCAAGATTCCCCGTGCCCACACAAAATCGAATAACCATCGAAGACTGGGAAGAATTCGTAATAATCCACGCCAACTTCGGTTCACTTACGAACAGAGCCCTCGCACAGCTACTCGGTCAACTACTCTCCGAAAAAATCGGCTACGGCATCGTAGTCCAACACGACCCCTACCGCATATTCATCCAAACCATGGGCGCCACAAACGCAAACCAAACAATCGAACTACTCAACGAAATCCGCGCCATGCCAGACCAAACAATAAGAGACACACTAACACGCGCAACCGTAAAAACCGGACTCTTCAAACGCAGAATGATTCACGTTGCAAGACGCTTCGGCGCACTCAAAAAATGGGCAGACTTCAGCAGCGTAAGCCTACAACGCCTAATAAAAAGCTTCGAAGACACACCAATTTACGAAGAAGCCCTAAAAGAAGTGTTCACAAAAGACTTAGACTTGGAAAAACTACTCTTTGTTTTAAGGAAAATTCGCGAAGGCGAAGTCCAACTGCAGAAAGTTGAGACAGGCGGAAACGCAACACCAATAGCGCGTGTCGGCATCGAACGTGTAAGCATGAAAACCGACTTGATTCCGCCAGAAAGAATGCGCGCTGTCCTCATCGAATCCACCAAAGCAAGATTACTAAACGAAACATGCAATTATGTTTGCACAAACTGCTGGAACTACATGGAAATGATACGCGCGAAAGACTTGCCAGACAAGCCCAAATGCCCAAGATGCGGCTCAACAGCCATAGGCTTACTAAAAGTAGAAGAAGAAAAGGCTATGCCACTCATCGGAAAGAAAGGCGAAAAACTAGCGAAAAGCGAAGAAAAACTGCACAAACAAGCAACGCAAACAGCACAGTTAATAACCAAATATGGAAAAGCTGCAGCTGTAGCCTTGTGTGCCCGAAAGGTTCAGCCTTCCGATGTTAAAGAAGTTCTTGAAGAAGAACCTAAACTCAACGATAGATTCTACGAGCTCGTTCTGGAAGCAGAACGCAAAGCCCTAAGCAAAAGATTCTGGTAA
- a CDS encoding class I SAM-dependent methyltransferase: MLILAELKPGEVFFDLGAGDGRTVIMAAKDFGARAVGVELREDLVKKALSSIYEQGLQDRVTIVNGDMFNVDLTSADVVFLYLTTSANEKVKPKLEAELKKGVRVVSHDYEIVGWKPIKVLNFCENQTLGYPSHTIYLYKKV; the protein is encoded by the coding sequence ATGCTCATTCTCGCCGAACTAAAACCCGGCGAGGTATTCTTCGATTTAGGCGCAGGAGACGGCAGAACAGTCATTATGGCTGCGAAGGATTTTGGCGCAAGGGCTGTCGGTGTTGAGTTGCGAGAAGACCTTGTTAAGAAAGCGCTTAGCTCCATTTACGAGCAAGGACTGCAAGATAGAGTAACAATAGTGAACGGTGACATGTTTAACGTAGACCTAACTTCGGCTGATGTTGTCTTTCTCTATTTAACAACAAGCGCTAATGAGAAGGTTAAGCCGAAGCTCGAAGCTGAACTCAAAAAGGGAGTTCGTGTGGTTTCTCATGATTATGAGATTGTTGGTTGGAAACCTATTAAGGTTTTGAATTTCTGTGAAAACCAAACTTTAGGGTATCCTTCGCACACTATCTATTTGTATAAGAAAGTTTAA
- a CDS encoding acyl-CoA thioesterase: MPRTTFKTSFRVTWADTDAAQVVHYSNYFRFFERAEEEFYRHLGFSFTDINKMGIWLPRVESFCQFKKPARFGDLIEVELTIEELKEKSIKYEFKIFNKESAVLLADGYIVIVAADKHMEKAVQIPKEIVEKLKPFCK, encoded by the coding sequence ATGCCGCGTACCACTTTTAAAACTTCTTTTAGAGTCACATGGGCAGACACGGACGCTGCTCAAGTCGTGCACTATTCAAACTATTTCAGATTCTTCGAAAGAGCAGAAGAAGAATTTTACAGGCATTTAGGCTTCAGCTTCACCGACATTAACAAAATGGGAATTTGGCTTCCAAGAGTTGAATCTTTCTGCCAATTTAAAAAACCAGCAAGATTCGGCGACTTAATCGAAGTGGAATTGACAATTGAGGAGCTGAAGGAAAAATCCATAAAATACGAGTTTAAAATCTTCAACAAGGAATCGGCAGTTTTGTTGGCTGATGGATACATAGTTATTGTGGCAGCCGATAAGCACATGGAAAAAGCCGTGCAAATTCCAAAAGAAATCGTTGAAAAACTGAAGCCTTTCTGCAAATAA
- a CDS encoding YkgJ family cysteine cluster protein: MLFVPWQYIADWKCNSCGICCRAYSVVLKFPEWLRIVKNYGVGATVSGLDKLFLKRKSDGSCIFLYSLSGMYLCGLQHMKPKACKLWPFKILGKPQYGYASDAVYSYGENQLFIYADSTCSGLRYGKPTLEFSEHTLKEFIEIALGTRNNQFKTTADLSFVRTSFHHKQFRLF, translated from the coding sequence ATGTTGTTTGTTCCATGGCAGTACATAGCTGATTGGAAATGCAACTCTTGCGGAATCTGCTGCAGAGCCTACAGTGTAGTTCTGAAATTTCCTGAATGGCTGAGAATAGTCAAAAATTACGGTGTTGGCGCAACGGTTTCGGGCTTGGATAAGCTGTTTCTTAAAAGGAAAAGTGACGGCTCTTGTATCTTTCTATATAGCCTATCTGGCATGTATCTATGCGGTCTACAACACATGAAACCTAAAGCATGCAAGCTTTGGCCTTTCAAAATTCTTGGCAAACCACAGTATGGTTATGCAAGCGATGCGGTTTATAGTTATGGTGAAAATCAACTTTTTATATATGCTGATTCAACATGTAGCGGCTTAAGATATGGAAAGCCAACATTAGAGTTTTCTGAGCATACATTAAAAGAGTTTATAGAAATCGCATTGGGAACACGCAATAATCAGTTTAAGACCACTGCAGATTTAAGTTTTGTAAGAACTAGTTTTCATCATAAACAATTCAGGTTATTCTAA
- a CDS encoding response regulator, giving the protein MDKRARILVVDDDEGIRKVLATILEDEGFTVDTAENGKTAIKKTNEKFYNVALIDIRLPDMEGTELLTKLKDTTPKMRKIMVTGYPSLQNAVEALNKGAHAYIVKPFDVKKVIAVIREQLQKQQEEKEYSQEKVKEFIETRVRELEEELEEEKPATSKK; this is encoded by the coding sequence TTGGATAAACGTGCCAGAATCCTTGTCGTTGACGACGATGAAGGAATCAGAAAAGTCTTAGCAACAATTCTAGAAGACGAAGGATTCACTGTAGACACGGCGGAAAACGGAAAGACAGCAATTAAGAAAACAAATGAGAAATTCTACAATGTAGCTCTAATAGACATAAGACTACCAGACATGGAAGGAACAGAACTTCTAACAAAACTGAAAGACACAACGCCGAAAATGCGCAAGATAATGGTTACGGGTTACCCATCATTGCAAAACGCTGTAGAAGCCCTAAACAAAGGCGCACACGCTTACATAGTGAAACCCTTTGACGTAAAAAAGGTCATAGCAGTCATCAGAGAACAATTGCAAAAACAGCAAGAAGAAAAAGAGTACAGCCAAGAAAAAGTCAAAGAGTTCATTGAAACACGAGTAAGAGAATTAGAAGAAGAATTAGAAGAAGAAAAACCAGCAACAAGCAAAAAGTAG
- a CDS encoding PAS domain S-box protein: MATQYDSAKDEDLGEILLESEQAFRSLVENAFVGVAVSDLKGRLKYVNKALADLLGYSVSELFNQPFKNFIHPADRGKVMRLFLRIIVLRREPGHLEFRAVRKDGSVLDLWSKPSRFTINGKTVGFQAIIVDLTERKQIEKRLKETNRKLEMLFETAMEGITIADANDNLSFVNKAFAEMLGYKQEELIGANLRKLVDEEGFEKIRKETKSRKKGATSRYEIKLYCKHGEPRFVQVSASPFWDEDGNFAGTLGIIMDVTERKLMEEKIRESEEKFRGIAERSFDAIALVDFEGKITYASPSVGKVLGYPQSEVIGKSFLEYFSSDTLSNASQLFTDLMQGKSLEGLQLELPKRDGTMATIEINVAPILVNGKVTGIQAVFRDITERKKMEERLRESEERLRALIEYAPDAIYINDLNGKILEGNKQAEILTGYKKEELIGKNMLEAGLLPEKYVPKAINAVQKNLRGQRTGPDEFELIRKDGSRVFVEISTIPIKIGQRIEILGIARDITERKQMQNKLEEYSQHLEALVEQRTRQLKEAQEKLIKSERLAAIGEVAAMVGHDLRNPLTGIKGAAYYLKTKLGSKMDAKTREMLELIEADIQYANKIITDLLEYSREVHLELTETNPKTIVTETLRLIKLPESIQIIDQTEPEPKIHIDIEKMTRVFNNLITNAIDAMPNGGKLTITSRRTNGSAEFIFKDTGIGMTKETIEKIFTPFFTTKAKGMGLGLPICKRIVEAHGGKISVESTVGEGTTFTLTLPIEPRIKEEGGEKTWINVPESLSLTTMKESEKS; the protein is encoded by the coding sequence ATGGCTACGCAGTACGATAGTGCAAAAGATGAAGATTTGGGTGAAATTCTCCTCGAATCCGAGCAAGCATTTCGTAGTCTGGTCGAAAATGCATTTGTAGGCGTCGCTGTTTCTGATTTGAAGGGAAGATTGAAGTATGTAAATAAAGCATTGGCTGATTTGTTAGGTTATTCCGTTTCCGAATTGTTTAATCAACCATTCAAAAATTTTATACATCCCGCTGATCGAGGAAAAGTGATGCGCCTATTTTTGCGCATTATTGTTTTGCGAAGAGAACCTGGACATTTAGAGTTTCGTGCAGTGAGAAAAGATGGTAGTGTTCTCGATCTTTGGAGCAAACCCTCAAGGTTTACAATTAATGGAAAAACAGTGGGTTTCCAAGCAATAATTGTAGACTTAACTGAAAGAAAACAGATAGAAAAAAGGCTGAAGGAGACTAACCGAAAACTGGAAATGTTGTTTGAAACGGCGATGGAAGGAATAACTATTGCTGATGCAAATGATAACTTATCTTTTGTGAATAAGGCATTTGCTGAGATGCTGGGTTACAAGCAAGAAGAGCTGATTGGCGCAAATTTACGTAAACTTGTCGACGAAGAAGGTTTCGAAAAGATTAGGAAAGAAACAAAATCTAGGAAGAAGGGCGCTACAAGCCGATATGAAATTAAGTTATACTGTAAACATGGTGAACCACGTTTTGTTCAAGTGTCTGCGTCACCATTTTGGGATGAGGATGGAAACTTCGCAGGGACTCTTGGAATAATCATGGATGTGACAGAACGCAAGCTAATGGAAGAGAAAATACGAGAGTCTGAGGAGAAGTTCAGGGGTATAGCGGAAAGAAGTTTTGATGCAATAGCCCTTGTTGATTTTGAAGGAAAAATCACGTATGCTTCTCCTTCTGTAGGAAAGGTTCTGGGTTATCCACAAAGCGAAGTCATCGGCAAATCCTTCTTGGAATATTTCTCTTCAGACACGCTTTCTAATGCCTCGCAGTTGTTCACAGATTTGATGCAAGGTAAAAGCCTTGAAGGTTTACAGTTAGAACTTCCTAAAAGAGACGGAACCATGGCTACTATTGAAATTAATGTTGCTCCCATACTTGTGAACGGAAAGGTAACAGGCATTCAAGCAGTTTTTAGAGACATTACAGAACGCAAAAAAATGGAGGAAAGACTGCGGGAGTCTGAAGAAAGGCTAAGGGCATTGATAGAATATGCGCCAGATGCAATTTACATTAACGACCTTAATGGAAAGATTTTGGAAGGAAACAAACAAGCAGAAATTCTGACGGGCTACAAGAAAGAAGAATTAATCGGAAAGAATATGCTGGAAGCTGGGCTTCTTCCAGAAAAATACGTGCCAAAAGCTATTAACGCTGTTCAAAAGAACTTGCGCGGACAAAGAACTGGACCAGACGAGTTCGAACTCATAAGAAAAGATGGAAGCAGAGTTTTTGTTGAAATTTCAACCATTCCGATAAAAATTGGACAAAGAATCGAAATTTTGGGCATAGCTAGAGATATTACAGAAAGAAAGCAAATGCAGAATAAACTGGAAGAGTACTCTCAACATCTGGAAGCGCTTGTTGAACAAAGAACTAGACAGTTGAAAGAAGCACAAGAGAAACTAATAAAATCTGAAAGACTTGCCGCTATCGGAGAAGTAGCAGCCATGGTTGGTCATGACTTGCGTAATCCCTTAACAGGAATAAAAGGCGCTGCATATTACTTAAAAACAAAACTAGGCTCCAAAATGGATGCAAAAACAAGAGAAATGCTTGAATTAATCGAAGCAGACATACAATACGCGAATAAAATCATAACTGACTTGCTGGAATACTCGAGAGAAGTGCATCTGGAATTAACTGAAACAAACCCCAAAACTATCGTGACAGAAACTCTGCGTCTAATTAAGCTACCAGAGAGCATTCAGATAATAGACCAAACAGAACCAGAACCTAAGATACACATTGACATAGAAAAAATGACAAGAGTGTTCAACAACTTAATCACTAATGCGATTGACGCCATGCCCAATGGTGGCAAACTCACAATAACAAGCCGCAGAACAAATGGTAGCGCAGAATTCATTTTCAAGGACACTGGAATAGGAATGACAAAGGAAACAATTGAGAAAATCTTCACACCCTTTTTCACAACGAAAGCCAAGGGAATGGGATTAGGTTTACCCATATGCAAACGAATTGTTGAAGCTCATGGCGGAAAAATTTCAGTTGAAAGTACGGTGGGTGAAGGCACAACTTTCACTCTAACACTTCCTATAGAACCAAGAATAAAAGAAGAAGGAGGTGAAAAAACTTGGATAAACGTGCCAGAATCCTTGTCGTTGACGACGATGAAGGAATCAGAAAAGTCTTAG